Below is a window of Myroides profundi DNA.
ACTTGTCATACATCAAAAAGTTAGCTGTTAAATCAACTTGTAATGGTGCTCCACTTACCGCCTTAACTAAAGCGGCTGGCTTAATTAATAAGTTCTCACTCACATCGAATACATATCCTCCCATTAAGTAGAAGTGCATCTTCTGACGCATAGTCGTGATATCATTATCATCATAGCGATCTGTAGTCAAGAAGTTCGGAACTGATAACCCTACATACGCTTTATCTGAATACATATAAAGTCCTGCTCCAATATTAGGATTAAACTTATTATTAATATTCTCTTGACTTACAGGGTCTGTTGGGTTGTGAATATTAAGCTTTGTATAATCAACACTTAATAAATTAGCTGTTCCTTTAAGTCCAAAAGCTAATTTGTAATTCTCATTTAAGTCTATTGCATAAGCTAAATCTACAGAGATATTATTCTCATCCATCGCTCCAATGCGATCATTGGTAAAGTTCACTCCTAGTCCTAATCCACTTTCTCCAAGAGGCGTAGACACAGACACATTTGCTGTCTTAGGTGCTCCATCTACCCCTACCCACTGTGTTCTATACATCCCAAACACATTAAGTGTCCCACGACTACCTGCATAAGCAGGGTTAATCATATTAGTATTATACATATATTGGGTATACTGCGGATCTTGCTGAGCTTGCATAGTTTGGAAGCAGCCTATTAGCAATAGACTGATTCCAATTTTCTTTATATTTTTCTGAATACTCATAACTCTTCTTACTTATTACTTTCTAAATGTAGATACCCCGATTTCTTAATCATACGTGAACCATGCTTATCTTTATACTCATAAGTAACAATATAAAAGTATGCTCCTGTTGGTAATTTCTCATTTTTACTAATGGTTACTCGTCCTTCTGAATATCCTCTAAACACATTACCTACACTGTCATAATTATGTGTATCAAACACCTTCACTCCCCAACGGTTATAGATTTCTACTGTATTATTAGGGAACCTATTGATATTATCTATGATGAAGTAATCATTCTTACCGTCTCCATCAGGCGTCACAAGATTGTAAATAACGATATCACCATCTAAGATTAAATCTGTCTTAACAGTCGCTAACGTAAAGAATCCGTAGCCCTTAACACTCGTAGGTGTAGTGATCTCTTTCTTCTCTAGATCCACTACTCCTCCTTCATCTACCCAAAGTTGTTGTTTAGCATCCCAACGCACAATGTGTAATTCTTTCTCTGGATTAACCAATAACTCTTTTGGTGTAGTACGCTCATCCCAACTCAGTGTCAGCATGATGTCTCCTTTACTATTATCTCTTCCTTTATCTACTGTCCAATACTCGCGTTCATCTAGTAAGTTAATCACTCCTGACTTCGCATTGCGAGCTGTAAAGAAATTCTTATCATCTAAGTTGTACTTCCCTTGATAAGCATCCTTTACATGCTCAGGAGCAGTGATTCTAGCATAGCGGTATAGTCCTCTATCTCCTTTTGGATATTGAAACTCCTCATTACCTATCTTCTCTACATAACCTTCTGCGTGACTTTTATCTGTAGGATGTAAAGCCTTGGCTCCTTGATGAAACGTTAGCATTCCTTTTAAAGAATCAACCTTAATAATACCGTCTTTAAAATCTACTGATCCGCGTACATTCGCTTCGTTTTTAAGGTCAAAAGCTACAACTGGCTCTGCATTATCTAAGACTACATTATAAAAGTCAGTAGGTTTACTTCCCGATATAAGCTGTTGCCCTGTTTGATCTTCGTATTTAGTGAAGACAGCTACAGATTTTGTAGCATTATCTTTGTGATAATATAGGTTTTCATTTTTAAAGTTGTTGTAGTAATAGGCTGAACCGTTATTCTCTACTATTCCTTTTTCTGTATTAGTAAAGTCATAAATAGTAGATAATAATCCTCCCTCTGCAATAGAGAATTTTCCTTGGTTAACTAAAACCTGATCTTTCTTCTCTTTTTGAGCGATACTAGGTAAGCTTATCAAAAGCCCACCTAGTATTATTATTTTCTTTTTCATACTACTTTTTTCTTTTTATTGTTTTACTAGTAGTGGTAGGGTTAGTGATAATCAAAGGTTTTTTACAGTTATCTTGATCAGTAATTACCTCTACTGTACTAGCTGATATACAGTCTCCTGTTGTTATCGTCCATGTAAACTTATATGTTCCTGTTGCATCTAATCCTGCTACAATAGTTCTAGAATTAGTATCATCACTAAATGTTGGTGTCATTCCGACTGGTGCTGACTCCACAGTCCATTTCCCTTGGCCAGCACCTGGATCATTTCCTACTAAAACAGTACGGGCTCTACAGAAAAGATCATCTTGGTTACTACCTGCATTTGATCCCACCTGTTCTGAAACGATTACTTTAAAAGTAGTTTCTCTAGAGGCTCCTGAACAAGCATATTCTTGTGCCACAAGCCAATCTACATGACTTCCATAACCTATCGCTTTAATCTTAAAGACATATTCTCCAGGTTTGTTTAAATTATCTATAACTGTAGAAGTACTTTTAAGTGTTCTTTGATTCCATATATCTCTTTCAAATTGAGGTTCAGCTGAACCATTAGGTTTTGAAACTACTTCTAACTCATAGTTTCCATAAAAACCTTGGAAATAAGTTTTATTAATTACTTCTTGAAAAGGTGTAGGTAATATAACATTTGCTTTAACAGTTCCTGTTCCAGGATAACATACTATTATATCTTCAACTTTTAAATCTGAGCGATTACCATCTGATACATGAATATAATAACTAACAGAAATATAACACCCTCCATTACTTATATTTATACTAATGGGATAGGTTCCTGCTTTCCAACCTCCCACAGGTGGAGTAACAGTAAAATATCTAACTTTTTTACCTGCCTCAAACATTTGCACATTAGGTACAACACCTCCAGGTGTATTCCCACTACTAGCAGATGCAGTTGTTATTGTTGTTAACGGATCGTCTTTTTCGTTAAGTGAAAAATATACATTAATGGGGCTACTATCTCCTACTTTTCCACAAAGAAGCTCTCCTCCTGTTCCTCCTCCAGCATAATTCATATACTGTTCAGGATGATCTGCTAGTACAAAATTAATTTCACCTGGTTTTACACCTGTTTTGTTAAAAGTAATTATAGGTGTAGTGTATTCTCCAATAGCATTTTTTACTGTTAAGGTAAATTTATATACTCCTACATTATCCATTCTGAAATATACTCTACTTATATCTAACAACTTAAAATCAAATACACCTGTTCCTGGTTTTTGTATCGTATTTAAAGTTATAGTTGTACCAGATGTAGGGCTACCAGCAGCATTAGGTTTATCTGTTGCAAAAGCAGGAGAATTAGCAAGCAAATCAAAGAACATAGTGTCATCAACAATATTCTCTCCACAACTTGAGATTTGTTCAGGAACAATTATATGTGGATTAGGAATAAAACGCACTATTACCTCCTTTTCTATTACACAAAACGGATTGTGTATAGAAGTAATTTTTAAAATCAATTTATACGCTGGATCAGCATCGTGATTTGATTTTTTAATTAAACTAAAGGTAGGATTAGCAATGTTCTTATTACTAATACTTGTATTGATATCTGTAGTAGTTGAATATTTCTCATATTGTAAAATATTAACAGCTCTCCATTCACCAGTAAATCCTTCAGGTATTACCCCATTTAGTTGAACTGTTCCTGTTGTAGCAGGTACGTTCAAAATATTACTACCTGCACTGAATGATGACACATCCCCTGAAGAGGTAATCGTAACTTTAGAAGGTGCTGTAATACTACCTCCTGCATTAACCTTCGTTAATTTAAAAACATAAGGTCCTGGTTTATTCATTCCAGTAACAGTAGGAGTTAGGATATTTGGATTACTAATTATTGGATCTGTCGCTCCAGCTGGTTTACTTTCTATAGACCATGTTATCCCTTTAGTATCTCCTGCATCTGTACTCCCTTCTAAAGTATATTCTGTACCACAAATAGTTCTATTTCCTCCAGCATTTACAGATTGTGCATACCCTACCACCGTACTTACTAATGTAAATACTAGGATATATAGGTATTTATTTATATTTCTTATATAATTCATAAACTTATCATGATTAATTAAGTAACTCTTCGTTACAATTACTTAGCTATATACCTAGACTTGCCCAATAAAAGACAAGCCTAGATAAAATAGTTTATTAATTATCGTTTCTTACAGCGAATACAATATTCATAAATGTACCTACTGTTACGTCTGCACCTGGTTGTAATTCGTAGTTTAATATTCCACTATCACTTACTGTTACAACTTTAAATACTGAAGTATCATACCATGTTATATGGTAATCTAACTCAGACGCTGGCAATACTGGTAAAGTTGTATTCTTACCTGTATTAGACGTTTTTGGAGTTCCAAACTGCATCGTATAACGTCCATATAAATCAATCTTACCAAGTAAAGTAGTATCACTAAAAGTATCACTTGCTAAATGACCTGATCCAGGAGCATTTAATTGCTCTTGACTCGTAGGAATAACAATAGAAGGCATATAGAAGAACTTCGGCATGGCTGCTTTTAATCCTTTAATAATATCTCCATTATTATCAACAGCCATTAGATGTTGAGTTTGTTCATTCTGAACATTTTTCTTATCTAATCCTTTTAATGCTAAAGTATTTGCGCTTGTTGTTACAATCTCAGTAGCCTTTAATAGAGTACCTCCTAACTGTACATTACTTCCTGTTTTAGTCAATCCATTATCTGCAGTTACACCTAAAGTAGATTTATCCTCCCATTTTGGTTTTCCAGTAGCATCAGTTACTAATACCTGATTATTTCCACCATTTGCCATATCTATTGGTTGGATTGTACCATCTTTAATTTTACCAGATGTAATAGACTCGTCTTTTACTCTAAGACTTGTTTCTACTAATACAGCTCTAGTACCACCTTCTGTCACTTCTATTGTTGGTTCTGAATCAGCAGCTTTAAGATTTTTAGCATTTAATACATTCGTTACATCTATACTAGGGGTTCCTGCTACCCATTCTGTTCCATTATACACTAACGCTTGACCATTAGTAGTTGGAGCATCCTGATTCACAGATTTTCCTTTTAACGATGTCAGTTTATTAGTATTTGCTGGTCCTGTTACATCCCCTACTAAGATTAGTTTAGATTCATCTGCATTTACTACATATGGGCTACCTTCTGTACCTGCTCCAGTAATTGTAATAGCGTGACCTTGTATAGTTTTTCCACCGATACCGTCTTTTCCGTCTGCTCCATCTTCTCCTTTAGGTCCCAAGATATTTGTCCATGTATTTGTTGTTGGATCATAAACCCACACTCCTGAATCATTGTGTACAATAGTTACGCCTTCGCCTGGCCCTCCTGCTTCACCTGGTTTACCTGGTTCTCCTGTCTGACCTGGTTGTGACTCTGACTTGAAGCCTGTATCTCCTTTGTCTCCTTTAGGCCCTAAGATATTTGTCCATGTATTTGTTGTTGGATCATAAACCCACACTCCTGAATCATTGTGTACAATAGTTACGCCTTCACCTGGTCCTCCTGCTTCACCTGGTTTCCCTGGTTCTCCTGTCTGACCTGGTTGTGACTCTGACTTGAAGCCTGTATCTCCTTTGTCTCCTTTAGGCCCTAAGATATTTGTCCATGTATTTGTTGTTGAATCATAAACCCACACTCCTGAATCATTGTGTACAATAGTTACTCCTTCACCTGGTCCTCCTGCTTCACCTGGTTTCCCTGGTTCTCCTGTCTGACCTGGTTTTGACTCTGACTTGAAGCCTGCCCTAAAATATTTGTCCATGTATTTGTTGTTGGGTCATAAACCCATACTCCTGAATCATTGTGTACAATAGTTACGCCTTCGCCTGGGCCGCCAGCTTCACCTGGTTTACCTGGTTCGCCTGTCTTACCTGGTTGTGACTCGGACTTGAAGCCTGCCCTAAAATATTTGTCCATGTATTTGTTGTTGGGTCATAAACCCATACTCCTGAATCATTGTGTACAATAGTTACGCCTTCGCCTGGGCCGCCAGCTTCACCTGGTTTACCTGGTTCGCCTGTCTTACCTGGTTGTGACTCGGACTTGAAGCCTGCCCTAAGATATTTGTCCATGTATTTGTTGTTGGGTCATAAACCCATACTCCTGAATCATTGTGTACAATAGTTACGCCTTCGCCTGGGCCGCCAGCTTCACCTGGTTTACCTGGTTCGCCTGTCTTACCTGGTTGTGACTCGGACTTGAAGCCCTCCTGCTTCACCTGGTTTACCTGGTTCTCCTGTCTGACCTGGCTGTGACTCTGACTTGAAGCCTGTATCTCCTTTGTCTCCTTTGTCTCCTTTTTCTCCTTTAGGACCTAAGATATTTGTCCACGTATTTGTTGTTGGATCATAAACCCATACTCCCGAATCATTGTGTACAATAGTTACGCCTTCGCCTGGTCCTCCTGCTTCACCTGGTTTCCCTGGTTCTCCTGTCTTACCTGGCTGTGACTCTGACTTGAAGCCTGTATCTCCTTTGTCTCCTTTAGGTCCTAAAATATTTGTCCACGTATTTGTTGTTGGATCATAAACCCATACTCCTGAATCATTGTGTACAATAGTCACTCCTTCGCCTGGGCCGCCAGCTCTTTAGGTCCTAAAATATTTGTCCACGTATTTGCTGGTCCTGTTACATCCCCTACTAAGATTAGTTTAGATTCATCTGCATTTACTACATATGGGCTTCCTTCTGT
It encodes the following:
- a CDS encoding PorP/SprF family type IX secretion system membrane protein; translation: MSIQKNIKKIGISLLLIGCFQTMQAQQDPQYTQYMYNTNMINPAYAGSRGTLNVFGMYRTQWVGVDGAPKTANVSVSTPLGESGLGLGVNFTNDRIGAMDENNISVDLAYAIDLNENYKLAFGLKGTANLLSVDYTKLNIHNPTDPVSQENINNKFNPNIGAGLYMYSDKAYVGLSVPNFLTTDRYDDNDITTMRQKMHFYLMGGYVFDVSENLLIKPAALVKAVSGAPLQVDLTANFLMYDKFTLGAAYRWDASVSALAGFQVNENLFVGYSYDFETTALQRYNSGSHEIFLRFELFNRRSTINAPRFF
- a CDS encoding gliding motility-associated C-terminal domain-containing protein, encoding MKKKIIILGGLLISLPSIAQKEKKDQVLVNQGKFSIAEGGLLSTIYDFTNTEKGIVENNGSAYYYNNFKNENLYYHKDNATKSVAVFTKYEDQTGQQLISGSKPTDFYNVVLDNAEPVVAFDLKNEANVRGSVDFKDGIIKVDSLKGMLTFHQGAKALHPTDKSHAEGYVEKIGNEEFQYPKGDRGLYRYARITAPEHVKDAYQGKYNLDDKNFFTARNAKSGVINLLDEREYWTVDKGRDNSKGDIMLTLSWDERTTPKELLVNPEKELHIVRWDAKQQLWVDEGGVVDLEKKEITTPTSVKGYGFFTLATVKTDLILDGDIVIYNLVTPDGDGKNDYFIIDNINRFPNNTVEIYNRWGVKVFDTHNYDSVGNVFRGYSEGRVTISKNEKLPTGAYFYIVTYEYKDKHGSRMIKKSGYLHLESNK
- a CDS encoding kelch repeat-containing protein — its product is MDKYLRAGFKSESQPGKTGEPGKPGEAGGPGEGVTIVHNDSGVWVYDPTTNTWTNILGQASSPSHNQVRQANQVNQVKLAAQAKA